A genome region from Streptomyces xanthophaeus includes the following:
- a CDS encoding heavy metal translocating P-type ATPase, producing the protein MSSSTVHDGPITAVELSIGGMTCASCAARIEKKLNRMDGVEASVNYATEKARVSYSGDVQVADLIATVVKTGYTAEEPPPPPAPEAAEEAAEEARTETAEAPDPALAALRQRLLVSVTLALPVVLLAMIPALQFDNWQWLSLTLAAPVVVWGGFPFHKAAWTNARHGAATMDTLVSVGTLAAFTWSLWALFFGHAGMPGMRHGFALFTIQGGSVSRTDGSSAIYLEVAAGVVSFILLGRYLEARSKRKAGAALKALLELGAKDVVVLRAGQEVRIPVGALAVGDRFVVRPGEKIATDGTVVEGSSAVDASMLTGESVPVDVAVGDSVTGATVNTSGRLVVEATRIGADTQLARMAKMVEDAQNGKAEVQRLADQISGIFVPVVLVLAIGTWITWLLITDDPTAAFTAAVAVLIIACPCALGLATPTALMVGTGRGAQLGILIKGPEVLESTRRVDTVVLDKTGTVTTGRMTLDGVFTAAGVDERELLRLAGSLEHASEHPIARAVAAGAAERAGSLPVPESFENVAGLGVQGVVDGHAVLVGRERLLADWSIELPAALAEAKAAAEAAGSTAVLVAWDGAARGVLTVADAVKETSAEAVSRLRALGLTPVLLTGDNKAVAATVAREVGIDEVIAEVLPQDKVDVVRRLQAQGRTVAMVGDGVNDAAALAQADLGLAMGTGTDAAIEAGDLTLVRGDLRVAADAIRLSRRTLATIKGNLFWAFGYNVAALPLAAAGLLNPMIAGAAMAFSSVFVVTNSLRLRSFR; encoded by the coding sequence ATGAGCAGCAGCACAGTGCACGACGGACCGATAACGGCGGTCGAACTCTCGATCGGCGGGATGACCTGCGCCTCCTGCGCCGCCCGCATCGAGAAGAAGCTCAACCGGATGGACGGCGTCGAAGCCTCGGTGAACTACGCCACCGAGAAGGCCCGCGTCTCCTACAGCGGCGACGTGCAGGTCGCCGATCTGATCGCGACCGTGGTCAAGACCGGCTACACCGCCGAGGAGCCCCCGCCGCCGCCCGCCCCGGAAGCCGCCGAGGAAGCCGCCGAGGAAGCGCGGACCGAGACGGCCGAGGCCCCCGACCCGGCGCTCGCCGCACTGCGCCAGCGCCTGCTGGTCTCCGTCACGCTCGCCCTGCCCGTCGTCCTGCTCGCGATGATCCCGGCCCTCCAGTTCGACAACTGGCAGTGGCTCTCCCTGACCCTCGCGGCCCCCGTCGTCGTCTGGGGCGGGTTCCCCTTCCACAAGGCCGCCTGGACCAACGCCCGGCACGGCGCCGCCACCATGGACACCCTCGTCTCGGTCGGCACCCTGGCCGCCTTCACCTGGTCGCTGTGGGCCCTGTTCTTCGGCCACGCCGGCATGCCCGGCATGCGGCACGGCTTCGCCCTCTTCACCATTCAGGGGGGCAGCGTCTCCCGCACCGACGGCTCCTCCGCCATCTACCTGGAGGTCGCGGCCGGCGTCGTCTCCTTCATCCTCCTGGGCCGCTACCTGGAGGCCCGCTCCAAGCGGAAGGCGGGCGCGGCCCTCAAGGCCCTGCTGGAGCTCGGGGCCAAGGACGTCGTCGTCCTGCGCGCGGGCCAGGAGGTCCGGATCCCGGTGGGCGCGCTCGCGGTCGGCGACCGGTTCGTCGTCCGCCCCGGCGAGAAGATCGCCACCGACGGCACCGTCGTCGAGGGCAGCTCGGCCGTGGACGCCTCCATGCTCACCGGCGAGTCCGTACCGGTCGACGTCGCCGTGGGCGACTCCGTCACCGGAGCCACCGTCAACACCTCCGGACGCCTGGTCGTCGAGGCCACCCGGATCGGCGCCGACACCCAGCTCGCCCGGATGGCGAAGATGGTGGAGGACGCGCAGAACGGCAAGGCCGAGGTGCAGCGCCTCGCCGACCAGATCTCCGGGATCTTCGTCCCCGTCGTCCTGGTGCTCGCCATCGGCACCTGGATCACCTGGCTGCTGATCACCGACGACCCCACCGCCGCCTTCACCGCCGCCGTGGCCGTCCTGATCATCGCCTGCCCGTGCGCCCTGGGCCTGGCCACCCCGACCGCACTGATGGTCGGCACCGGGCGGGGCGCGCAGCTCGGCATCCTGATCAAGGGACCCGAGGTGCTGGAGTCCACCCGCCGCGTGGACACCGTCGTACTGGACAAGACCGGCACCGTCACCACCGGCCGGATGACCCTCGACGGCGTCTTCACCGCCGCGGGCGTCGACGAGCGCGAACTCCTGCGCCTGGCCGGATCCCTGGAGCACGCCTCGGAGCACCCGATCGCCCGGGCCGTCGCCGCCGGGGCGGCGGAGCGGGCCGGCTCCCTGCCGGTTCCGGAGTCCTTCGAGAACGTCGCCGGGCTCGGTGTCCAGGGCGTGGTCGACGGACATGCCGTCCTGGTGGGCCGCGAGCGGCTGCTGGCCGACTGGTCGATCGAGCTGCCGGCCGCACTGGCCGAGGCGAAGGCGGCCGCCGAGGCCGCGGGCAGCACCGCCGTCCTGGTGGCCTGGGACGGCGCGGCGCGCGGGGTCCTGACCGTGGCCGACGCGGTCAAGGAGACCAGCGCCGAGGCGGTCTCCCGGCTGCGGGCGCTGGGCCTCACCCCGGTCCTGCTGACGGGCGACAACAAGGCCGTCGCCGCGACGGTGGCCCGCGAGGTGGGCATCGACGAGGTGATCGCCGAGGTCCTCCCCCAGGACAAGGTGGACGTCGTACGCCGCCTGCAGGCGCAGGGCCGTACGGTCGCGATGGTCGGCGACGGGGTCAACGACGCTGCCGCGCTGGCCCAGGCGGACCTGGGGCTGGCCATGGGCACCGGCACGGACGCGGCCATCGAGGCCGGCGACCTGACCCTCGTACGGGGTGACCTGCGGGTCGCGGCGGACGCGATCCGGCTCTCGCGCCGGACCCTGGCCACGATCAAGGGCAACCTGTTCTGGGCCTTCGGCTACAACGTGGCGGCCCTGCCGCTGGCGGCCGCCGGTCTGCTCAATCCGATGATCGCGGGAGCCGCGATGGCCTTCTCCTCGGTCTTCGTTGTGACCAACAGCCTCCGGTTGCGGTCCTTCCGCTAG
- a CDS encoding heavy-metal-associated domain-containing protein, translating to MTAETDTQTTTVYRVTGMTCGHCEGAVTTEISALPGVSTVKAVAATGEVTVVSAAPLADEDVRAAVDEAGYEFAGQV from the coding sequence ATGACCGCCGAGACGGACACCCAGACCACCACCGTCTACCGGGTGACCGGCATGACCTGCGGACACTGCGAGGGCGCGGTGACCACCGAGATCTCCGCCCTGCCGGGCGTCAGCACGGTCAAGGCCGTCGCCGCGACCGGCGAGGTCACCGTGGTCTCCGCCGCCCCGCTCGCGGACGAGGACGTCCGCGCCGCCGTGGACGAGGCCGGATACGAGTTCGCCGGACAGGTCTGA
- a CDS encoding TetR/AcrR family transcriptional regulator, which translates to MGKNAEKGTKSSAGDATSATDSAAAADSAAAATAGSGAGAAAPRRRQARGERRISQLLAAAAGVFCRTGYASASTNAIAREAGVSPGTLYQYFPNKEAIAVELGGQLLQRAHETHGQAFRPENLQRPLPELLDAVLDPVIAFNCENPAFWALMHGTGVPGIAQEHEELHAGMLTRIEAVLRNFCPQASAHELAHISNMILGIFKSSLDLILAHEGDERAAYTAELKTVLLRYLEPMVTRTPPH; encoded by the coding sequence ATGGGCAAAAACGCAGAAAAGGGGACCAAGAGCTCCGCCGGTGACGCCACCTCCGCGACCGACAGCGCCGCCGCAGCCGACAGCGCCGCCGCAGCCACCGCCGGCTCGGGCGCCGGCGCCGCCGCACCGCGCCGCCGCCAGGCCCGCGGCGAGCGCCGGATCTCCCAGCTGCTGGCCGCCGCCGCCGGGGTGTTCTGCCGTACCGGCTACGCCTCGGCCAGCACCAACGCCATCGCCCGCGAGGCGGGCGTGTCGCCCGGCACCCTCTACCAGTACTTCCCCAACAAAGAGGCCATCGCGGTCGAGCTCGGCGGCCAGCTGCTCCAGCGCGCGCACGAGACGCACGGACAGGCCTTCCGCCCCGAGAACCTCCAGCGCCCCCTGCCCGAGCTGCTCGACGCCGTCCTCGACCCGGTCATCGCCTTCAACTGCGAGAACCCGGCCTTCTGGGCCCTCATGCACGGCACCGGCGTCCCCGGCATCGCCCAGGAGCACGAGGAACTGCACGCCGGCATGCTCACCCGGATCGAGGCCGTCCTGCGCAACTTCTGCCCCCAGGCTTCGGCCCACGAGCTCGCCCACATCTCGAACATGATCCTGGGCATCTTCAAGTCGTCCCTCGACCTGATCCTGGCCCACGAGGGCGACGAGCGCGCCGCCTACACCGCGGAGCTCAAGACCGTCCTGCTGCGCTACCTGGAGCCGATGGTCACCAGGACTCCCCCGCACTGA
- a CDS encoding MMPL family transporter, which yields MSEVKKPPSSGADAGWTRFVTARPRLTLLLALLVTALAVVAGGGVADRLGSGGWEDPGAQSTYAARALEREFPHSEPNLLLLVDAAPGTTGVDDPTVAAEAERLASALAAEPGVVGVGSYWSTRLPALRSEDGRQALVVARVQGDEKTATAALDRMAPRYEGEHGPVRVSLGGPAAVQREVTRTIQEDLLRAELIALPVTLVLLVLVFGSAVAALLPLGVGIVAILGTNAVLRGLTEFTDVSVFAQNLTTALGLGLAIDYALFIVRRFREELAAGRDPRAAVGATLRTAGRTVLFSALTVAVSLSAMLFFPMYFLRSFAYAGVAVVLLAAAAALILLPAALVLLGDRVNSLDLRRLWRRGRPEAAATGPAETGRGWGRTAALVMRRAPVFAVATTAGLLLLGLPFMGVEFGTVDDRQLPKDAPSHMVQEQIRDGFPNSPGGGITVLAEGAPGPERLAAYRDRLAALPGVIRVDGPIGPATGGEYTSFSVSVEGEAVGQTARDLVDEVRAVDAGFKTSVTGQAAVLVDAQKAIAGALPAAAALVVLATLLLVFLLTGSLLIPLQAVLLNALSLTAMFGAVVWVFQEGNLSGILSFTATGDIETTLPVLMFCIAFGLSMDYGVFLISRIKEEYDRTGDHESAVRTGLARTGGLITAAAVILAVVMVAIGTSRVTNTKMLGLGIALAVLMDAMVVRSLLVPAVMKLTGRATWWAPAPLRRLHERFGLSEGESAPPAPEPDRIPVGAGA from the coding sequence ATGTCCGAAGTCAAGAAACCGCCGTCCTCCGGGGCGGACGCGGGGTGGACCCGGTTCGTCACGGCCCGGCCGCGGCTCACGCTGCTGCTCGCCCTGCTGGTCACGGCCCTGGCCGTGGTCGCGGGCGGCGGCGTCGCCGACCGGCTGGGAAGTGGCGGCTGGGAGGACCCGGGCGCCCAGTCCACCTACGCCGCACGGGCCCTGGAGCGGGAGTTCCCGCACTCCGAGCCCAATCTGCTCCTGCTCGTCGACGCCGCGCCGGGCACCACGGGGGTCGACGACCCCACGGTGGCCGCCGAGGCCGAACGGCTCGCGAGCGCACTCGCCGCCGAACCGGGGGTCGTCGGGGTCGGCTCGTACTGGAGCACCCGGCTGCCCGCACTGCGCTCCGAGGACGGCCGGCAGGCACTCGTCGTCGCCCGCGTCCAGGGCGACGAGAAGACGGCCACCGCGGCACTGGACCGCATGGCCCCGCGCTACGAGGGCGAGCACGGCCCGGTGCGGGTGTCGCTCGGCGGCCCCGCGGCGGTCCAGCGCGAGGTCACCCGGACCATCCAGGAAGACCTGCTGCGCGCCGAGCTCATCGCCCTTCCGGTCACCCTCGTCCTGCTCGTCCTCGTCTTCGGCAGCGCGGTCGCCGCCCTGCTCCCGCTCGGCGTCGGCATCGTGGCCATCCTCGGCACCAATGCCGTACTGCGCGGGCTCACCGAGTTCACGGACGTCTCCGTCTTCGCCCAGAACCTGACCACCGCGCTCGGCCTCGGACTGGCCATCGACTACGCCCTGTTCATCGTCCGCAGGTTCCGCGAGGAACTCGCCGCCGGGCGCGACCCGAGGGCCGCCGTCGGGGCCACCCTGCGCACCGCCGGGCGCACCGTGCTCTTCTCGGCGCTCACCGTCGCCGTCTCGCTCTCGGCGATGCTCTTCTTCCCCATGTACTTCCTGCGCTCCTTCGCCTACGCCGGAGTCGCGGTGGTGCTGCTCGCGGCGGCGGCCGCTCTGATCCTGCTGCCGGCCGCCCTGGTGCTCCTCGGCGATCGGGTCAACTCCCTGGACCTGCGCCGGCTGTGGCGACGGGGCCGGCCGGAGGCGGCCGCAACCGGGCCCGCGGAGACCGGCCGGGGCTGGGGGCGGACGGCCGCACTCGTGATGCGGCGCGCACCGGTCTTCGCCGTGGCCACCACCGCGGGCCTGCTGCTCCTCGGACTGCCCTTCATGGGCGTCGAGTTCGGCACGGTCGACGACCGCCAGCTCCCGAAGGACGCCCCCTCCCACATGGTGCAGGAGCAGATCCGCGACGGCTTCCCGAACAGCCCCGGCGGCGGTATCACCGTGCTTGCCGAGGGAGCGCCCGGCCCCGAGCGCCTCGCGGCCTACCGGGACCGGCTGGCCGCCCTGCCCGGGGTGATCCGGGTCGACGGGCCGATCGGCCCCGCGACGGGAGGCGAGTACACCTCCTTCTCGGTGTCCGTCGAGGGTGAGGCCGTGGGGCAGACGGCCCGGGACCTGGTCGACGAGGTCCGTGCGGTGGACGCCGGCTTCAAGACCTCGGTGACCGGACAGGCGGCCGTCCTCGTCGACGCGCAGAAGGCCATCGCCGGCGCGCTGCCCGCGGCGGCGGCCCTGGTGGTCCTCGCCACGCTGCTGCTGGTGTTCCTGCTCACCGGGAGCCTGCTGATACCGCTGCAGGCGGTGCTGCTCAATGCCCTCAGCCTGACCGCGATGTTCGGGGCGGTGGTGTGGGTGTTCCAGGAGGGCAACCTCTCCGGGATCCTCTCCTTCACCGCCACCGGCGACATAGAGACCACCCTGCCGGTGCTGATGTTCTGCATCGCCTTCGGGCTCTCCATGGACTACGGGGTGTTCCTCATATCCCGCATCAAGGAGGAGTACGACCGGACCGGGGACCACGAGAGCGCCGTCCGGACCGGGCTGGCCCGCACCGGCGGGCTGATCACCGCGGCGGCCGTGATCCTGGCGGTGGTGATGGTGGCGATCGGCACCTCCCGGGTGACCAACACCAAGATGCTGGGGCTCGGGATCGCGCTGGCGGTCCTCATGGACGCCATGGTCGTCCGCAGCCTCCTGGTTCCGGCGGTGATGAAGCTGACCGGAAGGGCCACCTGGTGGGCCCCCGCCCCGCTGCGCCGACTGCACGAGCGGTTCGGCCTGAGCGAGGGCGAGTCCGCGCCCCCGGCGCCGGAGCCGGACCGGATACCCGTGGGAGCCGGCGCCTAG
- a CDS encoding helix-turn-helix transcriptional regulator → MSDRQLWSYKEIAAHIRVQPDTVRSYRKHGLLPTPDHVEGGKPYWYADTVRAWVARRPGNRGRRED, encoded by the coding sequence ATGAGCGACCGACAGCTGTGGTCGTACAAGGAGATCGCTGCCCACATCCGGGTCCAGCCGGACACCGTGCGCTCCTACCGCAAGCACGGGCTGCTGCCCACACCCGACCATGTGGAGGGGGGCAAGCCCTACTGGTACGCCGATACCGTGCGGGCCTGGGTGGCCCGCCGGCCCGGGAACCGGGGCCGCCGCGAGGACTGA
- a CDS encoding Gfo/Idh/MocA family protein yields the protein MSTLGIAVIGTGKMGADHVRRIGRTVGGARVVAVADPDGDRVKEVAGTLEGATAHTDPAAAIAAPGVQAVLIASPGPAHEEAILHALERELPVLCEKPLTPDPAGALRVMEAEQRMGRRLVQVGFMRRYDAEYARLKELLDAGGIGRPLFLHCRHRNASSPSFFTSDMLISDSVVHEVDAARWLLGQEITAVTVLSPRPSAAAPEGLSDPRLVLLETSGGAVVDVEIFVNCGFGYQVQCEAVGEAGSARIGDGHAMVVQSAGRWGGAIDQDFTVRFADAYDRQLRSWVAAAARGGVAGPDAWDGYAAAAVSEAGLAAARTGVRAAVELTERPALYR from the coding sequence ATGAGCACGCTCGGCATCGCCGTCATCGGCACCGGGAAGATGGGCGCCGACCACGTCCGCCGGATCGGGCGGACGGTGGGCGGGGCCCGTGTGGTGGCCGTGGCCGACCCGGACGGTGACCGGGTCAAGGAGGTCGCGGGCACCCTGGAAGGGGCGACGGCACACACCGACCCGGCGGCCGCGATAGCCGCGCCCGGGGTCCAGGCCGTACTGATCGCCTCGCCCGGACCCGCCCACGAGGAGGCGATCCTGCACGCCCTGGAGCGGGAGCTGCCGGTGCTGTGCGAGAAGCCGCTGACCCCGGACCCGGCGGGGGCGCTGCGCGTCATGGAAGCCGAACAGCGAATGGGGCGGCGCCTGGTGCAGGTGGGGTTCATGCGGCGGTACGACGCCGAGTACGCCCGGCTGAAGGAGCTGCTGGACGCGGGCGGGATCGGGCGGCCCCTCTTCCTGCACTGCCGGCACCGCAATGCCTCCTCGCCGTCGTTCTTCACCAGCGACATGCTGATCAGCGACTCGGTGGTGCACGAGGTGGACGCGGCCCGGTGGCTGCTGGGGCAGGAGATCACCGCCGTCACCGTGCTCTCCCCGCGGCCCTCGGCGGCCGCTCCCGAGGGGCTGAGCGATCCCCGGCTGGTGCTGCTGGAGACCTCCGGCGGGGCCGTCGTCGACGTGGAGATCTTCGTCAACTGCGGTTTCGGCTACCAGGTGCAGTGCGAGGCCGTCGGCGAGGCGGGCAGCGCCCGGATCGGCGACGGGCACGCGATGGTGGTGCAGTCGGCGGGCCGGTGGGGCGGCGCCATCGACCAGGACTTCACGGTGCGCTTCGCCGATGCCTACGACCGCCAGCTGCGGAGCTGGGTGGCCGCGGCCGCGCGCGGCGGGGTGGCGGGGCCCGACGCCTGGGACGGCTACGCGGCGGCCGCCGTCTCCGAGGCCGGCCTCGCGGCGGCGCGCACCGGTGTACGGGCCGCCGTGGAGCTGACGGAACGGCCGGCCCTGTACCGCTGA
- a CDS encoding sugar phosphate isomerase/epimerase family protein — translation MTSSPPALTRIRIGSAPDSWGVWFPDDPRQTPWERFLDEVADAGYEWIELGPYGYLPTDPVRLAGETAKRGLRVSAGTVFTGLHHGPAVWEDTWEHVSRIAALTQAMGAAHLVVIPSFWRDDKTGEVLEDRTLTPAQWRELTSQTERLGREVQDRYGLRIVVHPHADTHIDTPENVARFLDATDPGLVSLCLDTGHYAYCGGDSVQAVETFGERIGYLHLKQVDPRILAEVVAEELPFGPAVGRGVMCEPPSGVPALEPVLAAAQRLDVDLFAIVEQDMYPCPPDRPLPIARRTRAYLRSCGAR, via the coding sequence ATGACGTCCTCCCCGCCCGCGTTGACCCGTATCCGCATCGGTTCGGCTCCGGACTCCTGGGGTGTCTGGTTTCCCGACGACCCCCGGCAGACCCCGTGGGAACGCTTCCTCGACGAGGTCGCCGACGCCGGGTACGAGTGGATCGAGCTCGGCCCCTACGGTTATCTGCCCACCGATCCCGTCCGCCTCGCCGGGGAAACGGCCAAGCGCGGGCTGCGCGTCTCGGCCGGAACCGTCTTCACCGGACTCCATCACGGGCCCGCCGTGTGGGAGGACACCTGGGAGCACGTGTCGCGGATCGCGGCGCTCACCCAGGCCATGGGTGCGGCCCATCTCGTCGTCATCCCCTCCTTCTGGCGGGACGACAAGACCGGGGAGGTGCTGGAGGACCGCACCCTCACCCCCGCCCAATGGCGTGAACTGACCTCGCAGACCGAGCGCCTCGGCCGGGAGGTCCAGGACCGGTACGGGCTGCGGATCGTCGTCCACCCGCACGCCGACACCCACATCGACACCCCGGAGAACGTGGCCCGCTTCCTGGACGCCACCGACCCCGGGCTGGTCTCCCTCTGTCTGGACACGGGGCACTACGCGTACTGCGGCGGGGACAGCGTGCAGGCCGTGGAGACCTTCGGCGAGCGGATCGGCTACCTCCACCTCAAGCAGGTGGATCCGCGGATCCTCGCCGAAGTCGTCGCCGAGGAGCTGCCCTTCGGGCCGGCCGTGGGCCGCGGGGTGATGTGCGAACCGCCCTCGGGGGTGCCCGCGCTGGAACCGGTGCTCGCGGCGGCCCAGCGTCTGGACGTGGATCTGTTCGCCATCGTGGAGCAGGACATGTACCCCTGTCCGCCCGACCGGCCGCTGCCGATCGCCCGGCGGACCCGCGCCTACCTCCGCTCCTGCGGCGCCCGCTGA